From Saccopteryx leptura isolate mSacLep1 chromosome 3, mSacLep1_pri_phased_curated, whole genome shotgun sequence, one genomic window encodes:
- the SPATA1 gene encoding LOW QUALITY PROTEIN: spermatogenesis-associated protein 1 (The sequence of the model RefSeq protein was modified relative to this genomic sequence to represent the inferred CDS: inserted 2 bases in 2 codons) — MKKGNKTEKISTDDSIQTLVSLSLNPSRPSSSEVKAKQESELQLKSFVSPYDSLQPELYLLPIMNHLGNIYSASTISLDGQQTNNCVAEADEIIQRPVSVTLSKEEPETDPSFLENILKEFFLTIIRKKVISTGMGESKRVLQYILAFGSVSKFWTCPALGIWAAEKARGKDIPKEKQMGKNQFGNSELPRSLENSNNDSLSTQKSQFLWKNKYDRVNNIRRDDSNLRLPTLNRPKAREGHEVVQEALHIGKNEYITLPDLNDFPSLLCQAAVHSGITEISLLPNEREKIIKQMKQVQEERRYLERTREELINVKELYEQNTLKQYHGWLSAVEEYALEEKNYFKIKKVTASLEEILIKLQEDLELYYKXLLMQLEAREVKMRPKNMANITDSKNYLIIQITEVQRAVDQLKXKIDTGKIKLIIEAKIICISPH; from the exons gtGAAGGCAAAACAAGAATCAGAACTGCAACTCAAATCATTTGTTTCTCCATATGAT TCTCTTCAACCAGAATTATATTTGCTTCCTATAATGAATCACTTAGGAAATATTTATTCAGCATCAACAATTTCTCTAGATGGGCAGCAGACTAATAACTGTGTTGCTGAGGCTGATGAAATAATCCAGAGACCAGTTAGTGTAACTCTGTCAAAGGAAGAACCTGAAACAGATCCaagttttttagaaaatattttgaaagagttttttttaacaaTCATCAGGAAGAAGGTGATTTCAACTGGAATGGGAGAGTCAAAGAGGGTATTACAATATATATTAGCATTTGGATCTGTAAGCAAATTCTGGACCTGTCCTGCCTTAGGAATATGGGCAGCAGAAAAGG CTAGGGGAAAAGATATtccaaaagaaaagcagatgggaaaaaatcaatttggaaattCTGAATTGCCAAGATCATTGGAAAATTCAAATAATGACAGTCTTAGCACCCAAAAAAG tCAGTTtctttggaagaataaatatgacAGAGTTAATAACATTAGAAGAGATGacag TAATCTAAGACTGCCAACCTTGAATAGACCCAAAGCAAGAGAAGGCCACGAGGTGGTCCAAGAGGCATTGCAT atAGGTAAAAATGAATACATCACCCTACCAGATCTTAATGATTTTCCTTCACTTCTTTGTCAAGCTGCTGTTCATTCAGGAATAACTGAAATCTCTTTATTACCAAATGAGA GAGAGAAGATTATCAAGCAAATGAAACAAGTACAGGAAGAAAGAAGATACCTGGAAAGAACTAGAGAAGAACTAATAAATGTTAAAGAGCTATATGAACAAAATACATTGAAGCAATATCATG GTTGGTTGAGCgcagtggaagaatacgca ttggaagaaaaaaattactttaaaataaagaaagtcacAGCATCATTGGAGGAgattttaataaaacttcaaGAAGATTTAGAACTCTACTATA ATCTTCTTATGCAACTTGAAGCCAGGGAGGTCAAGATGAGACCAAAGAATATGGCAAACATCACAGACTCTAAG AATTACCTTATAATCCAGATCACTGAGGTGCAGCGTGCTGTTGACCAACTTA ATAAAATTGATACTGGGAAAATAAAACTCATCATAGAAGCTaagataatttgcatttctcctcaTTAG